Proteins from a single region of Rhipicephalus sanguineus isolate Rsan-2018 chromosome 5, BIME_Rsan_1.4, whole genome shotgun sequence:
- the LOC119394674 gene encoding probable serine carboxypeptidase CPVL produces the protein MKILYLLVSHVGLLFAPGILTDDGFTAGEPLFLTPLIKAGALQHAKSLSQVGRIGADKEVPSYAGYITVNPEFNSNLFFWFVPSVTNPGHAPVLLWLQGGPGSPSLLGFFVEHGPYRMTKDGQEVKFRGRTWARRFSMLYVDQPVGTGYSFTDSESGYAHNMTDVGRDMLVFLQQFFTLFGELAQNEFYVTGESYAGKYVPTIGAVLHQNADTMRVKINFRGIAIGNGFTDPINMLGFGELLYGFGLIDRISADYMMRVADQAADCIRSGLMRDAVVLMDRLFFGVLHESTFYKNVTGMHYYYNLLLDSAPKDNSAYMTFVQRPELRRALHVGNQTFHVSRTVVASHFFEDLLSSAKPQFTVVVEGGYKVLVYSGNLDMAMSTTQTEKFLSQVDWSHAGRWNREPRTIWRSSDGRHLYGYKKTVENLNFVVVRNGGHLLPFDRPKVAYELITAFIENKRPFNA, from the exons TTTTACTGCAGGGGAGCCGCTGTTCCTTACGCCGCTCATTAAGGCAGGGGCGCTGCAGCATGCCAAGTCGCTTAGCCAGGTCGGACGCATCGGGGCAGATAAGGAAGTGCCCAGCTACGCCGGATACATCACTGTCAACCCAGAGTTCAACAGTAACCTGTTCTTCTGGTTTGTACCTTCAGTG ACCAACCCTGGCCATGCTCCTGTGCTGTTGTGGCTACAAGGCGGACCAGGCTCGCCTTCGTTGCTGGGATTCTTCGTCGAGCACGGACCGTACCGCATGACGAAAGATGGACAGGAGGTCAAGTTCCGCGGTCGAACGTGGGCCCGTCGCTTCTCGATGCTGTACGTCGATCAACCTGTCGGCACGGGCTATAGCTTCACCGACAGCGAAAGCGGCTACGCACACAACATGACCGACGTGGGCCGCGACATGCTCGTGTTCCTCCAGCAGTTCTTCACGCTGTTCGGAGAGCTAGCCCAGAACGAGTTCTACGTTACCGGAGAGTCGTACGCCG GCAAGTACGTGCCGACGATTGGCGCAGTGCTGCATCAGAACGCCGACACCATGCGGGTCAAGATTAACTTCCGAGGGATCGCCATAGGCAACGGCTTCACGGACCCCATCAACATGCTGGGCTTCGGCGAGCTCCTCTACGGCTTTGGGCTCATAGACCGCATCTCGGCCGACTACATGATGCGTGTCGCCGACCAAGCGGCCGACTGCATCCGTTCCGGCCTCATGCGAGACGCCGTTGTGCTGATGGACAGGCTGTTCTTCGGCGTGCTTCACGAGAGCACATTTTACAAGAACGTCACGGGCATGCACTATTATTACAATTTGCTGCTCGATAGCGCGCCAAAGGACAATTCAGCGTACATGACGTTCGTGCAGAGACCAGAACTACGGCGTGCACTGCACGTGGGAAACCAAACGTTCCACGTGTCGCGTACCGTGGTGGCTTCGCACTTCTTCGAAGACCTACTGAGTTCGGCCAAGCCGCAGTTCACTGTGGTCGTCGAGGGTGGCTACAAGGTGCTCGTGTACAGCGGTAACCTGGACATGGCCATGTCCACCACTCAGACCGAGAAGTTTTTGTCGCAAGTGGACTGGTCTCACGCCGGCCGCTGGAACCGCGAGCCGCGGACCATTTGGCGTAGCAGTGATGGCCGTCACCTGTACGGCTATAAGAAGACCGTCGAGAACCTCAACTTCGTGGTGGTGCGAAACGGTGGTCATCTATTGCCTTTCGATCGTCCTAAGGTCGCTTACGAACTCATCACGGCCTTCATCGAAAACAAGCGCCCTTTTAACGCCTAG